One region of Zingiber officinale cultivar Zhangliang chromosome 7B, Zo_v1.1, whole genome shotgun sequence genomic DNA includes:
- the LOC122004777 gene encoding uncharacterized protein LOC122004777, whose amino-acid sequence MDWSSVSSKRRADSTPHSPPPPPAGKLEVEEPLYEKRVRLHKRARDTSTSSEQAVYNNLLGEPEPLGLRLRKSPSIHMMLSQSKAGKNLCVTSSKGSKVGVKSNSASSSSLSKIKASHFHASLLRIGTWEFVTRYEGDLMAKCYFAKRKLLWEFLEGGVKSKIEFHWSDITAIKAVFFDGGHGALDIVLARPPLFFREIDPQPRKHIQWQATQDFTNGQAHIHRRHLLQCPQISLSKNFEKLINCDPHLKLLSQQPDIILESPYFDPLLNQQPDIILEWPYFDPLVSQQPDIILESPYFDPQYSDILLASPYFDPQYSVLDGQSDFKSHINDVIKDDSKTTFSGFYGLGPPCATSSISNKTETQDSFWRTPAFDSQCTPSPCSVEELASGNTSLSCDALFDEDFISELFDFDFQPPFAASDEQSNIPKVNSRCCLLQQDTVAGMTVNAQLNDQDGNADDAQAGAGSYDESYSTPEPEQSFLEFMKIPRIASFPRVLSQSYLS is encoded by the exons ATGGATTGGTCTTCGGTTTCCAGCAAGCGCCGAGCTGATTCCACCCCGCACTCGCCTCCACCTCCTCCGGCGGGGAAGTTGGAAGTGGAGGAGCCCTTGTACGAGAAGCGCGTACGTCTCCACAAGAGGGCCAGGGACACGAGCACTTCTAGTGAGCAG GCTGTGTACAACAATTTGCTTGGGGAACCTGAACCGTTGGGTCTTCGCCTCAGGAAGAGTCCGTCGATTCATATGATGCTTTCTCAGTCAAAGGCAGGTAAAAATTTATGCGTCACTAGCTCGAAGGGCTCGAAAGTTGGTGTAAAATCAAACTCAGCTTCTTCGAGCTCATTGAGCAAGATCAAAGCTTCGCATTTTCATGCGTCATTATTGAGGATTGGGACATGGGAG TTTGTGACTAGATATGAAGGAGATTTAATGGCAAAATGTTACTTCGCCAAACGTAAACTTCTATGGGAATTTCTCGAAGGTGGCGTGAAGAGCAAGATTGAGTTTCATTGGTCCGACATTACTGCAATTAAGGCAGTATTTTTTGACGGTGGCCATGGGGCTTTGGATATTGTG TTGGCAAGACCACCTCTTTTCTTCCGAGAGATTGATCCTCAACCAAGGAAGCATATACAGTGGCAAGCAACTCAGGATTTTACCAATGGCCAAGCACATATACACAG GAGGCATCTACTTCAATGTCCGCAGATCTCGTTGAGCAAGAATTTTGAGAAACTTATCAATTGTGATCCTCATTTGAAGCTACTTAGTCAGCaacctgatattatattagaatcaCCTTACTTTGATCCACTACTTAATCAGCAACCTGATATTATACTAGAATGGCCTTATTTTGATCCGCTAGTTAGTCAGCaacctgatattatattagaatcgcCTTACTTTGATCCTCAGTACTCGGATATTTTATTAGCATCGCCTTATTTTGATCCTCAGTACTCAGTTTTGGATGGTCAAAGTGATTTTAAAAGTCATATCAATGATGTTATTAAGGATGATTCTAAAACCACTTTCTCCGGCTTTTACGGACTTGGTCCCCCTTGTGCAACATCATCAATCTCCAATAAGACGGAAACACAAGATTCTTTCTGGAGGACACCTGCTTTTGATTCACAATGCACTCCTTCACCTTGCTCAG TTGAGGAGCTGGCTTCCGGAAACACATCATTGTCTTGCGACGCTCTATTCGACGAGGACTTTATATCAGAACTCTTTGACTTTGATTTCCAGCCTccttttgctgcttctgatgaacAATCCAACATCCCGAAGGTCAATTCCCGTTGCTGCCTACTCCAGCAAGATACAGTGGCCGGTATGACGGTAAATGCCCAACTGAATGATCAGGATGGCAATGCTGACGATGCACAAGCTGGTGCTGGATCCTACGATGAATCTTATTCAACACCAGAGCCTGAACAATCATTCTTGGAATTTATGAAGATTCCTCGAATAGCCTCGTTTCCACGAGTTCTTTCTCAATCCTACTTGtcgtag